From a single Pseudalkalibacillus hwajinpoensis genomic region:
- a CDS encoding glycoside hydrolase family 13 protein, which produces MNKIWWKEAVGYQIYPRSFQDSNDDGVGDLQGIVQRLDYIKDLGIDVIWICPMYKSPNDDNGYDISDYQDIMEDFGTMKDFDMLLDEVHKRDMKLIIDLVLNHTSDEHQWFIESRSSKEDPKRDWYIWRDGKEGHEPNNWESIFGGSAWEYDQRTDQYYLHVFSTKQPDVNWENPDVRDALYDTVNWWLDKGIDGFRIDAISHIKKRPGFPDMPNPSEKTYVSSFDMHMNQKGIQEFLQEFKDRTYANYDVMTVGEANGVSIDEADQWVDEKDGKMDMIFQFEHLGLWDVEKNPDLDIVSLKKVLTRWQKGLENKGWNALFVENHDKPRVVSTWGNDKEYWRESATAMGAMYFLMQGTPFIYQGQEIGMTNVQFPSIEDYDDVADKNRYRIQRAEGVSHDEIMKVIWASSRDNSRTPMQWNDDTNAGFTAGKPWIKVNPNYVEINVEKQKQDEESILSFYKKMIELKKANLVFTYGSYDLLLEDDAQIYAYTRTTEEDGVLVMTNLSTEPAVFKSEFILNDEQLLLSNYTVKENAQNSVELKPYEARVYRIKRA; this is translated from the coding sequence ATGAATAAAATATGGTGGAAAGAAGCAGTAGGCTATCAAATATATCCCCGCAGTTTTCAGGACTCCAATGATGATGGAGTAGGTGATTTACAGGGAATCGTTCAGCGCCTTGATTATATTAAGGATCTTGGTATCGATGTGATTTGGATTTGCCCAATGTATAAATCTCCCAATGATGATAATGGGTATGACATTTCAGATTACCAGGATATAATGGAAGACTTTGGTACGATGAAGGATTTCGACATGCTTCTTGACGAAGTTCATAAACGTGATATGAAATTAATTATTGATCTTGTTCTTAATCATACGAGTGATGAGCATCAGTGGTTTATCGAATCGCGGTCCTCGAAGGAAGATCCGAAGCGTGATTGGTATATCTGGCGTGATGGCAAAGAGGGTCATGAGCCTAACAACTGGGAGAGTATTTTTGGTGGTTCGGCATGGGAGTATGATCAACGCACAGATCAATATTATCTCCACGTCTTTTCAACAAAACAGCCTGACGTGAATTGGGAAAATCCTGACGTCCGTGATGCACTGTATGACACAGTGAACTGGTGGCTTGATAAAGGCATTGATGGTTTCCGTATTGATGCAATCAGTCATATTAAGAAGCGACCTGGTTTTCCAGACATGCCAAATCCGAGTGAAAAGACGTATGTGTCTTCTTTTGACATGCACATGAATCAAAAAGGCATTCAGGAGTTTCTTCAGGAATTTAAAGATCGTACCTATGCAAATTACGATGTAATGACGGTTGGAGAAGCGAATGGGGTTAGTATCGATGAAGCTGATCAATGGGTCGACGAAAAAGATGGAAAAATGGATATGATTTTTCAATTCGAACACCTTGGCCTCTGGGATGTGGAGAAAAACCCTGATCTCGATATTGTTTCACTGAAAAAGGTGTTAACTCGCTGGCAGAAAGGGCTCGAAAATAAAGGCTGGAATGCGTTATTTGTTGAGAACCATGATAAACCACGTGTTGTATCGACCTGGGGAAATGATAAAGAATACTGGAGAGAGAGCGCAACTGCAATGGGTGCAATGTATTTCTTAATGCAGGGCACGCCTTTCATTTATCAGGGCCAGGAAATCGGGATGACGAACGTTCAATTTCCTTCCATAGAAGACTATGATGACGTAGCAGATAAGAATCGCTATCGTATCCAGCGCGCTGAAGGGGTGTCTCATGATGAGATCATGAAAGTGATCTGGGCATCATCACGAGATAACAGCAGAACTCCGATGCAGTGGAATGACGATACAAATGCAGGCTTTACAGCTGGAAAACCATGGATTAAGGTCAATCCAAATTATGTAGAAATTAATGTAGAAAAGCAGAAGCAAGATGAGGAATCTATTCTATCTTTCTACAAGAAAATGATTGAGCTTAAGAAAGCGAATTTAGTATTTACTTATGGTAGCTATGATTTATTGTTAGAAGATGATGCGCAAATCTATGCGTACACAAGAACAACAGAAGAAGATGGTGTGCTGGTGATGACGAATCTATCAACAGAACCCGCTGTTTTTAAATCAGAATTCATTCTAAATGATGAACAGCTCCTTCTAAGCAACTACACGGTAAAAGAAAATGCTCAGAATTCTGTTGAGTTAAAGCCATATGAAGCGAGAGTTTATCGAATTAAGCGCGCTTAA
- a CDS encoding HD-GYP domain-containing protein, with protein sequence MKGFNVGRKNSYLENVKQESAALSLLARGSGLEFMKHSIYKGTAFYIYPGKNPDAFEFFYILKGEIKCEDPELVLGLGDYFTVKNIPELIFFQAAEDTEMLWVINEPTFRLISEDVYKLIEKVRSVGEKDQYTKEHSERVQSMSIKIGKRINLSAEDIDNLIVASILHDVGKINVPEEILNKPESLSDEEYEVVKKHPSDGAEMVKDTYFSNISKIILQHHERLNGSGYPEGLKGDDITIGAKIIGVSDSFDAMTDDRSYRKAYTVEYAMSELKRLSGVLYEPEVVEALEQVLIEDGVIT encoded by the coding sequence GTGAAAGGATTCAACGTAGGTAGAAAGAATAGTTATCTTGAAAATGTAAAACAGGAGTCAGCAGCATTAAGCTTGTTAGCGAGAGGTTCAGGACTTGAGTTTATGAAACATTCGATCTATAAAGGTACTGCTTTCTACATTTATCCTGGGAAAAATCCTGACGCATTTGAGTTTTTTTATATACTTAAGGGTGAAATAAAATGTGAGGATCCTGAATTAGTTCTTGGTCTAGGGGATTACTTTACAGTGAAAAATATCCCAGAACTAATATTTTTTCAAGCGGCAGAAGATACAGAAATGTTATGGGTAATTAATGAACCTACTTTTAGATTAATAAGTGAAGATGTTTATAAACTTATAGAGAAAGTAAGAAGTGTTGGTGAAAAAGACCAATATACAAAAGAACATAGTGAACGTGTGCAAAGCATGAGCATAAAAATCGGGAAAAGAATAAATCTTTCCGCTGAAGATATAGATAATCTGATTGTTGCATCAATCCTCCACGATGTTGGCAAAATCAACGTCCCCGAAGAAATTTTAAACAAACCAGAAAGTCTGTCAGATGAGGAATATGAAGTCGTAAAGAAACATCCTTCTGATGGGGCAGAGATGGTTAAGGATACATATTTTTCGAATATTAGCAAAATCATTCTCCAGCACCATGAACGGCTAAATGGCTCTGGATACCCTGAAGGTTTGAAGGGGGATGACATCACGATTGGTGCTAAAATCATAGGGGTGAGTGACTCCTTCGATGCGATGACAGACGACCGTTCCTATCGAAAAGCCTACACTGTGGAATACGCGATGAGTGAGTTGAAGCGTCTTTCAGGTGTTTTATATGAACCAGAAGTTGTTGAAGCACTCGAGCAAGTGTTAATTGAAGATGGTGTTATAACATAG
- a CDS encoding DNA topoisomerase III, whose translation MAKQLILAEKPSVGRDIARVLNCTKGGNGFLEGDRYIVTWALGHLVTLADPEVYDEAYKTWKLEDLPMLPAPLKLVVIKRSGKQFSVVKTQMNRNDVSEIIIATDAGREGELVARWIIEKARVNKPLKRLWISSVTDKAIREGFKQLRDASQYKNLYQAAAARSEADWYVGLNATRALTTKYNAQLSSGRVQTPTLSMIAKREEEIKNFVPERYYGLAAVVDGFTLKWRDPKTNDSRVFDRERMDNAIKKLSGKPAKVADVKKARKKTFSPGLYDLTELQRDAHKRFGFSAKETLSATQRLYEQHKLVTYPRTDSRHLSSDMEDTLKERLEAVAPYEKTARKALGKPIQTGKHVIDDRKVSDHHAIIPTEQTPVIRELSDKDRKVYDLIVKRFIAALYPPFEYEQVTVTATIGEERFDAKGKRVLASGWKEVYQTQEDDEILPELQHGQELRVLSLTRTEGKTNPPSRFNEGTLLSAMENPGQFLSGHDRKLAKTLGETGGLGTVATRADIIEKLFNSFLIEKNGKDLSITSKGKQLLELVPDELQSPALTAEWEQKLEAIGKGSLSKQAFIEEMKNYADETVKKIKSSTKKYKHDNVTGTKCPDCGNLMLEVKNKKGKMLVCQDRECGYRKGKSKVTNARCPKCKKKLDLHGQGDAQTFICKCGHREKLSSFNERRKKEKNTKASKRDVSSYMKNQGKEEPVNTAFADALAKLKLDQDN comes from the coding sequence ATGGCTAAACAGTTAATTCTTGCGGAAAAGCCTTCCGTAGGACGGGATATTGCAAGAGTATTAAATTGTACAAAAGGCGGAAATGGTTTTCTTGAAGGTGATCGTTACATCGTGACATGGGCACTTGGGCACCTTGTTACACTTGCGGATCCAGAGGTTTATGATGAAGCGTATAAAACGTGGAAGCTTGAAGATTTGCCGATGCTTCCTGCGCCACTTAAGCTTGTTGTTATTAAAAGAAGTGGAAAGCAGTTTAGCGTAGTGAAAACCCAAATGAACCGAAATGACGTTAGTGAGATTATTATCGCAACAGATGCAGGACGTGAAGGAGAGTTAGTAGCACGGTGGATTATTGAGAAAGCCCGTGTGAATAAACCGCTCAAGCGACTGTGGATTTCATCTGTAACGGATAAAGCAATCCGTGAAGGATTCAAACAATTAAGGGATGCGTCACAATATAAGAATTTGTATCAAGCGGCAGCTGCTAGATCAGAGGCAGATTGGTATGTTGGATTAAATGCGACACGCGCGTTAACGACCAAATACAATGCACAGCTATCCAGTGGAAGGGTGCAAACCCCCACACTCTCTATGATTGCGAAGCGTGAAGAGGAAATTAAAAACTTTGTACCAGAGCGTTATTATGGACTTGCAGCGGTTGTGGATGGATTTACATTGAAATGGCGCGATCCGAAAACGAATGATTCCCGTGTATTTGATCGGGAGAGAATGGATAATGCCATCAAGAAACTTTCAGGCAAACCTGCGAAAGTGGCAGATGTTAAGAAAGCAAGAAAGAAAACTTTTTCACCAGGTCTGTATGATTTAACAGAGCTACAAAGAGATGCTCATAAACGATTTGGCTTCTCGGCTAAAGAAACTCTTTCAGCAACGCAAAGGTTGTACGAGCAGCATAAGCTGGTTACCTATCCGAGAACCGATTCACGCCATCTTTCTTCAGACATGGAAGATACATTGAAAGAACGATTGGAAGCAGTAGCTCCATACGAAAAAACGGCTAGAAAAGCGCTTGGTAAACCGATTCAGACGGGCAAACACGTAATCGATGATCGCAAAGTGTCAGATCATCATGCGATAATTCCTACTGAACAAACTCCAGTTATTCGTGAGTTGAGCGATAAAGACCGTAAAGTATATGACCTAATTGTGAAGAGGTTCATTGCTGCTCTTTATCCTCCTTTTGAGTACGAGCAGGTGACGGTTACGGCGACGATTGGTGAAGAACGTTTTGATGCAAAAGGGAAACGAGTGCTTGCATCAGGTTGGAAAGAAGTTTACCAAACTCAAGAAGATGATGAGATTCTCCCTGAGCTCCAACATGGGCAGGAGCTTCGCGTCTTGTCACTAACGAGAACAGAAGGAAAAACGAATCCACCTTCTCGTTTCAATGAAGGAACCCTTTTATCTGCAATGGAGAATCCAGGACAGTTCCTCAGTGGTCATGATCGAAAGCTTGCCAAAACGTTAGGCGAAACTGGCGGTCTGGGTACCGTGGCCACGCGGGCGGATATTATTGAGAAGCTTTTCAATAGCTTTTTAATTGAAAAGAACGGAAAGGATCTTTCGATTACATCCAAAGGAAAGCAACTTCTTGAACTTGTCCCTGATGAGCTTCAGTCTCCAGCTTTAACCGCAGAGTGGGAACAGAAACTTGAAGCAATCGGAAAAGGGTCTCTATCGAAGCAAGCTTTTATTGAAGAAATGAAGAACTATGCCGATGAAACAGTTAAGAAGATTAAGTCCAGTACAAAAAAATACAAGCATGATAATGTGACAGGGACGAAATGTCCTGACTGCGGAAATTTAATGCTCGAAGTGAAAAATAAAAAAGGAAAGATGCTCGTTTGTCAGGATCGTGAATGTGGTTATCGTAAAGGAAAGAGCAAAGTAACCAATGCGAGATGTCCGAAGTGCAAGAAAAAGCTTGACCTTCACGGACAAGGTGACGCGCAAACCTTTATTTGTAAGTGTGGTCATCGTGAGAAACTATCATCTTTTAATGAAAGACGCAAAAAGGAAAAGAACACGAAAGCATCGAAGCGAGATGTTTCGAGTTACATGAAAAACCAGGGGAAGGAAGAACCGGTTAATACAGCTTTTGCCGATGCACTCGCAAAATTAAAACTTGATCAAGATAATTAA
- a CDS encoding cation:proton antiporter, with protein sequence MVDSILFNIMLVGALGIFSQWIAWRFHFPAIVVMSIIGLIVGPIFGLLHPEEVFGDLFDPFVSIAVAIILFEGSLNLDFREIKGLGRPVGRIVTAGAFLAWLLGSLSAHYVAGLSWGVAFVIGGLFIVTGPTVILPLLRQAKLKPRPAKILKWEGIIVDPLGALLAVFAFEIIKFLKVEEATLTVLLTFFLGSLFATLLGFLCGRGVGWMFEKGYVPEFLKSPVVFAVVILCFALSDEITHETGLLAVTAMGITLANMHISSIDDMRHFKENISVLLISTIFIMLTASLSVDTLLEIFHWQILAFVLLMLLVVRPLSIWLSTIGTDLSWQEKMLVGWIAPRGIVALTVASYFASVLIDAGFDDAKILMSLTFALVFATVVVHGFSIRWTAEKLNLASDGQPGVLIVGGSTFSTALSKTLKELKIPVLITDSSWQRLLTTRKAGVPFYRGEILSEQTEYRLDLTPYEYMIAATELDSYNALVCTTFVPEIGRNNLFQLSLRNDRGDDLEELVHTIGGRIAFKEGATWESLNRKVESGYVFRKTNITQQYRYDKYLEERDDETIMLFVKKPSGALEFFAHDSQTKAEAGDVIVSLMPPSKEFNRIREKLEKQRNDEKTENVK encoded by the coding sequence ATGGTCGATTCGATCTTATTTAATATCATGCTTGTTGGTGCCCTTGGCATCTTTTCGCAGTGGATTGCCTGGCGCTTTCACTTCCCTGCCATTGTAGTTATGTCCATTATCGGACTAATCGTTGGCCCGATATTTGGCTTGCTTCATCCTGAAGAGGTGTTTGGTGATTTATTTGATCCATTTGTATCAATTGCTGTAGCCATTATTCTCTTTGAAGGAAGTTTAAATCTTGATTTTCGTGAAATTAAAGGACTTGGCAGACCGGTTGGAAGAATTGTAACAGCGGGAGCCTTTCTAGCTTGGCTACTTGGCTCATTATCCGCTCATTATGTCGCTGGCCTTTCATGGGGCGTTGCCTTTGTAATTGGTGGATTATTTATTGTAACAGGACCAACGGTTATTTTGCCGCTTTTACGACAGGCTAAGCTCAAACCAAGACCTGCTAAAATCCTAAAGTGGGAAGGAATTATTGTTGACCCGCTTGGTGCACTTTTGGCCGTCTTTGCATTTGAAATTATTAAATTTCTAAAAGTCGAAGAAGCAACACTGACTGTTCTTCTAACCTTTTTCCTTGGTTCGCTTTTTGCAACGCTTCTTGGATTCCTATGTGGACGTGGCGTTGGCTGGATGTTCGAGAAAGGGTATGTCCCTGAATTCTTGAAATCACCAGTTGTGTTTGCGGTCGTTATTCTTTGTTTTGCACTCTCTGACGAAATCACTCACGAAACTGGGTTGTTAGCCGTAACTGCAATGGGAATTACGCTTGCGAACATGCATATATCATCAATTGATGATATGAGGCATTTCAAAGAGAATATTTCTGTATTGCTTATTTCGACCATATTTATTATGCTAACAGCTTCACTTTCGGTTGATACGTTGCTTGAAATCTTCCACTGGCAAATTCTTGCGTTCGTTCTGCTGATGCTTTTAGTAGTTAGACCTCTATCGATCTGGTTATCAACAATTGGAACTGATTTATCCTGGCAGGAAAAGATGCTAGTAGGATGGATTGCACCACGAGGAATTGTAGCGTTAACGGTAGCAAGTTACTTTGCCAGTGTATTGATTGATGCCGGATTTGATGATGCAAAGATTCTTATGTCGCTGACGTTCGCACTTGTTTTCGCAACAGTAGTGGTTCATGGATTCTCCATTCGCTGGACAGCAGAAAAGCTTAACCTTGCGAGCGATGGGCAACCGGGTGTTCTAATTGTTGGGGGGAGTACGTTCTCTACCGCACTTTCCAAAACGCTAAAAGAACTCAAGATTCCGGTATTAATAACGGATTCTTCATGGCAGAGACTGCTAACTACAAGAAAAGCAGGAGTTCCGTTTTATAGAGGGGAAATATTGTCTGAGCAAACGGAATACCGTTTGGATCTTACACCTTATGAGTATATGATTGCGGCAACCGAGCTTGATTCGTACAATGCACTTGTATGTACAACATTTGTTCCTGAAATAGGACGTAATAACCTCTTCCAACTTAGCCTACGAAACGACCGAGGCGATGACCTTGAAGAGCTTGTCCATACAATCGGTGGACGTATCGCATTTAAGGAAGGAGCCACATGGGAAAGTCTTAATCGAAAGGTTGAGAGTGGCTATGTCTTTAGGAAGACAAACATTACTCAGCAATACAGGTATGATAAGTATCTTGAAGAACGAGATGACGAGACGATCATGCTTTTTGTTAAGAAACCTTCTGGAGCACTTGAGTTCTTTGCACATGATTCACAGACCAAAGCCGAGGCAGGCGATGTTATTGTTAGCTTGATGCCACCGAGTAAAGAGTTTAACCGTATTCGTGAAAAACTAGAGAAACAGCGCAATGACGAGAAGACTGAAAATGTGAAATAA
- a CDS encoding NAD(P)/FAD-dependent oxidoreductase gives MYDVVIIGAGVSGIFMAYTLTKEHPEYSILLIDKGKKLSERTCKTDSINSCTCDECDQFIGFGGLGKSEGKFNYTNDFGGSLGRKIGNERAETLMYEVDDVICSFGGSVAELYDTHSPELKKRAEKHGLSVLTTSVRHLGTVLSTSIFQNLYLYLSERIDIWFETEVVSITPRDPFILETNQGTVSTEKVVISTGNSGSEWMRQQSLKLGLAHGTSRVDLGIRVEMRGCQLDQILKEAFETKLHINGDGFEGTTYCMNPNGRIIRKYQHGLVMADGQNKREKEAPGSNLNFTLFVPSFFETKKEAGGLAKKVIGGINQNKGRILVQRLQDLKLKRATDEAMMEQNTILPSLEADAGNLIEEIPEKFLKALNEFLDALQALLGEPIDDDTLLYGMDGKFYEPKIKTSKQFETEVSGLYLIGDCSGETHSLSQAAASGIYVARLL, from the coding sequence ATGTATGACGTGGTAATAATAGGTGCAGGGGTGAGCGGTATATTTATGGCCTATACGTTGACCAAAGAGCATCCTGAGTACAGCATTCTTTTGATTGATAAAGGAAAGAAGCTTTCCGAGCGAACGTGTAAAACGGATTCAATAAATAGCTGCACTTGTGATGAGTGTGATCAATTTATAGGTTTTGGCGGCCTCGGTAAATCTGAAGGGAAATTTAATTACACGAACGATTTTGGCGGAAGTCTCGGTCGTAAAATAGGAAATGAACGAGCTGAAACACTAATGTATGAAGTGGATGATGTAATTTGCTCTTTCGGTGGAAGTGTAGCAGAGCTTTACGATACCCATAGTCCAGAGTTGAAGAAAAGAGCGGAAAAGCATGGGTTGAGTGTTTTAACAACTTCAGTGCGCCATCTCGGAACGGTGCTTTCAACTTCCATCTTTCAAAACTTATATCTTTATCTTTCTGAGCGAATCGACATATGGTTTGAGACAGAGGTAGTAAGTATAACACCACGAGATCCTTTCATACTTGAGACGAATCAGGGAACTGTTTCTACTGAAAAAGTTGTTATTTCAACAGGTAACAGTGGAAGTGAGTGGATGCGACAGCAATCTCTTAAACTAGGACTCGCGCATGGAACCTCACGTGTAGATCTTGGTATTCGGGTTGAAATGCGAGGATGCCAGCTTGATCAGATTTTAAAAGAAGCATTTGAAACGAAGCTCCACATTAATGGAGATGGTTTTGAGGGCACCACCTATTGCATGAACCCTAATGGAAGAATCATCCGGAAGTATCAGCATGGGCTTGTGATGGCGGATGGGCAAAACAAGCGAGAAAAAGAGGCACCGGGTAGTAATTTAAATTTCACCTTATTTGTTCCATCTTTTTTTGAGACCAAAAAAGAGGCAGGTGGACTTGCAAAGAAGGTGATTGGTGGGATTAATCAAAATAAGGGTAGAATTCTCGTTCAGCGACTGCAGGACTTGAAACTTAAGCGTGCAACGGATGAAGCAATGATGGAACAGAATACCATCCTTCCATCATTAGAAGCGGATGCAGGGAATTTAATTGAAGAAATTCCTGAGAAATTTCTTAAGGCTCTCAATGAATTTCTTGATGCACTTCAAGCTCTTCTGGGGGAACCAATCGATGATGATACACTGCTATATGGAATGGACGGAAAGTTCTATGAACCGAAAATAAAAACAAGCAAGCAGTTCGAGACAGAGGTTTCTGGCCTTTATTTAATTGGCGATTGTTCAGGAGAAACACACTCACTTTCCCAGGCGGCGGCAAGCGGTATATATGTAGCTCGCCTACTATAG